Genomic window (Thermofilaceae archaeon):
GTCGGCTATCAGCAGCTGGTAGCTTCGAACCCCCTCGTTGCTCTCGCTCAGCTCGTTGATGACCCTCGTCACAGCCGCCTTGACCCGCTCGTAGGGGACTGAGTAGGGGACCGTGAAGCGCATGTCCACGTAGCCGGTGGTGGTACGGCTGAACTTCTTCCTGAACGTTTCGATTAGGAAGCGCAGGTTGGGGACGTAGACTTCCTCGCCCAGTGGGTTGACGAAACGAACGTGCGATCCTCCGATGCTGACGCACTTCAAGATCTCCCCGCTGAAGCTCACGTAGTCTCCAGGCTCAACGAGGCTAGCTATTCTAATGACGAACCAAGCCAGGTAGTTGCCCACGATGTCCCTCAGCTGCAGCGCTATGACGAGAGCGATGAGCGTCGAGACGAACCCGGATAG
Coding sequences:
- a CDS encoding mechanosensitive ion channel, producing GGLNLLVKFAALLVFLTALLYALSFRITAVAETIKWLGEALSGFVSTLIALVIALQLRDIVGNYLAWFVIRIASLVEPGDYVSFSGEILKCVSIGGSHVRFVNPLGEEVYVPNLRFLIETFRKKFSRTTTGYVDMRFTVPYSVPYERVKAAVTRVINELSESNEGVRSYQLLIADLSNYGVVYELWIKPEHPVFPAVFRSSAMVLLQKELGDLLATPMLIQFAEPDSGGRRLDLSGEEAGDQ